In a single window of the Deinococcus aetherius genome:
- a CDS encoding DUF937 domain-containing protein — protein MMDIFNMLGGMGQAQQTLGNHLGTSPNQTHAALEAAVPLLLGAMTRNAQQPGGAQALESALDRHDGSALDMFGQGQAPDPYQGQKILGHVFGNQQQAAANAVSRRAGIDPQLAMQVLSMAAPLVLGYLSRQRQGQGGGFGQMGGGQMGGGMGGFDIGGILGGMLGGGMGGGLGGMLGGGQGQMPSQPQGGVLGGGPVIPGYSQDPYDRSGYAQNPMGQPGHVGTGQMGGGLGNMGGMIGTLNNVLDRDGDGNALDDLIGMFGGGRR, from the coding sequence ATGATGGACATCTTCAACATGCTCGGCGGCATGGGCCAGGCGCAGCAGACGCTCGGCAACCACCTGGGCACCAGCCCCAACCAGACGCACGCCGCGCTGGAGGCCGCCGTGCCCCTGCTTCTGGGCGCGATGACCCGCAACGCCCAACAGCCGGGCGGGGCGCAGGCCCTGGAGAGTGCGCTCGACAGGCACGACGGCAGCGCCCTGGACATGTTCGGCCAGGGGCAGGCGCCCGATCCATACCAGGGCCAGAAGATTCTCGGGCACGTCTTCGGTAACCAGCAGCAGGCCGCCGCGAACGCCGTGAGCCGCCGCGCCGGGATTGACCCCCAACTCGCCATGCAGGTCCTCTCGATGGCCGCGCCCCTGGTGCTCGGCTACCTCAGCCGCCAGCGACAGGGCCAGGGCGGCGGCTTCGGCCAGATGGGCGGGGGGCAGATGGGGGGCGGCATGGGCGGCTTCGACATCGGCGGCATCCTCGGCGGAATGCTGGGGGGCGGCATGGGCGGCGGCCTCGGTGGAATGCTCGGCGGCGGTCAGGGACAAATGCCGTCCCAGCCGCAGGGCGGAGTTCTTGGCGGCGGCCCTGTGATTCCGGGCTACTCCCAGGACCCGTACGACCGCTCCGGGTACGCGCAGAATCCGATGGGCCAGCCCGGTCACGTCGGCACCGGCCAGATGGGCGGCGGCCTGGGCAACATGGGCGGCATGATCGGCACCCTCAACAACGTCCTCGACCGCGACGGTGACGGCAACGCGCTCGACGACCTGATCGGGATGTTCGGGGGCGGGCGGAGGTAG
- a CDS encoding fasciclin domain-containing protein — protein sequence MKKQTSLITLSLLLATPALAGGGGAPATRPATATACQPIAQLITNDPQFSTLLTAVQAAGLAETLSSGQYTVFAPTNAAFAKLPSDTLAAVLNDPEQLRAVLLYHVVPGKVTSQQVRSLRSVKTAQGGNLTVSVSGNTVRINNANVIRADLSACNGVVHVIDAVLVPPAAAAPAAATPAPAPAPAPAAEAPAPAATTPAAPAPAATTPAAPVAVTSFDVRSIPSLPLTGATVSSTGTATSTTTDSAATTTTTDTAATTTTDTATTATDTTTTDTATATTDTATTATTDTATATTDTTASADTSATVQANTLYDVIVADDRFSTLRDLLSDAGLTEMLTTGEYTVFAPTNEAFAAVPADTLAVLASNPEALRQVLSYHVVAGRQTAQGLAGATQLTSAEGSALPLSLSGTTQQVGSATVTETITTASNGTIFVINQVLLPPNLTLPAPASDTSSTSTDTAAGTATTGTATTGTGTASGTSTTGTTGTSTTDTSTTGSGTTSTTTGTTGTTGTTTTGATGTSTGTAATGTTGTATGTTSTGTTTGATATGTGVTGTSAGTIGTAGASTTGTTGAPAGSTIAAPSTAPGSGTSANTATTTRDNTTLATLIASDNRFTTLARLVQVAGLTETLASGTYTIFAPTNDAFLKLSPSDLNALTADPARLRQVLLYHVVPTRVTGTALATASQLTTAQSGVLTITRPSGSNAAGTRTLINGANLQPSSIDAGNGILYAIDNVLLPPTTR from the coding sequence ATGAAGAAGCAAACCAGCCTGATCACGCTCAGCCTGCTGCTCGCGACGCCCGCGCTCGCCGGGGGTGGCGGTGCACCCGCGACGCGGCCCGCGACGGCGACGGCCTGCCAGCCCATCGCGCAGCTCATCACGAACGACCCCCAGTTCAGCACGCTGCTGACGGCGGTGCAGGCGGCGGGCCTCGCCGAGACGCTGTCGAGCGGCCAGTACACGGTGTTCGCGCCGACGAACGCGGCCTTCGCCAAGCTCCCCAGCGACACGCTCGCGGCGGTGCTCAACGACCCCGAGCAGCTTCGCGCCGTGCTGCTCTACCACGTGGTTCCTGGCAAGGTCACCTCCCAGCAGGTGCGGAGCTTGCGCAGCGTCAAGACCGCGCAGGGCGGCAACCTCACCGTGAGCGTGTCGGGCAACACTGTCCGCATCAACAACGCGAACGTGATCCGCGCGGACTTGAGCGCCTGTAACGGCGTCGTCCACGTGATCGACGCGGTGCTGGTGCCCCCGGCGGCCGCCGCTCCCGCCGCCGCCACCCCCGCTCCGGCCCCGGCCCCGGCTCCCGCAGCCGAGGCGCCCGCCCCGGCCGCCACCACTCCGGCCGCGCCCGCGCCTGCCGCCACGACTCCTGCCGCCCCGGTGGCCGTCACCTCGTTCGACGTGAGGAGTATCCCCTCGCTGCCCCTGACCGGCGCGACCGTCAGCTCGACCGGCACGGCCACGTCCACGACGACGGACTCGGCGGCGACCACGACCACCACGGACACCGCCGCCACGACGACCACGGACACGGCGACCACCGCGACGGACACCACGACGACGGACACCGCCACGGCCACGACGGATACGGCGACGACCGCGACCACGGATACGGCCACCGCGACCACGGATACGACGGCGAGCGCTGACACCTCGGCGACGGTGCAGGCGAACACGCTGTACGACGTGATCGTGGCTGACGACCGCTTCAGCACGCTGCGGGATCTGCTCAGCGACGCCGGGCTGACGGAGATGCTCACGACGGGCGAGTACACCGTGTTCGCCCCGACGAACGAGGCCTTCGCCGCCGTGCCCGCCGACACACTCGCCGTGCTTGCCAGCAACCCCGAGGCGCTGCGCCAGGTGCTGTCCTACCACGTCGTCGCGGGGCGCCAGACCGCCCAGGGGCTCGCGGGCGCGACCCAGCTCACCTCCGCCGAGGGCAGCGCCCTGCCCCTGAGCCTGAGCGGCACCACCCAGCAGGTCGGCAGCGCCACCGTCACCGAGACGATCACCACCGCCAGCAACGGCACGATCTTCGTGATCAATCAGGTGCTGCTGCCCCCCAACCTGACGCTGCCCGCCCCCGCCTCCGACACGTCCTCCACCTCCACCGACACGGCGGCGGGGACGGCTACGACGGGCACGGCGACCACCGGGACCGGCACGGCCAGCGGCACCTCGACGACGGGAACCACGGGCACCTCCACGACGGACACCTCGACCACCGGGAGCGGCACGACCAGCACAACCACGGGGACGACGGGGACCACTGGAACGACGACCACGGGCGCGACGGGCACGTCCACCGGGACTGCCGCGACGGGAACCACCGGAACGGCGACCGGCACGACCTCGACGGGCACGACGACCGGGGCCACGGCGACGGGGACCGGGGTCACCGGAACGTCGGCGGGCACCATCGGAACGGCCGGGGCCAGCACGACCGGGACGACCGGGGCTCCGGCGGGCAGCACGATTGCCGCGCCCTCGACCGCGCCCGGCAGCGGGACGAGCGCGAACACGGCCACGACCACGCGCGACAACACCACCCTCGCCACCCTGATCGCCAGCGACAACCGCTTCACCACCCTCGCCCGCCTCGTGCAGGTCGCGGGGCTGACCGAGACCCTCGCCAGCGGCACCTACACCATCTTCGCGCCGACCAACGACGCCTTTCTCAAACTCTCGCCCAGTGACCTCAACGCATTGACCGCCGATCCAGCCCGGTTGCGTCAGGTGCTGCTCTACCACGTGGTTCCCACCCGCGTGACCGGCACCGCGCTGGCGACGGCCTCGCAGCTCACGACGGCCCAGTCGGGCGTGTTGACGATCACGCGGCCCAGCGGCAGCAACGCGGCGGGCACGCGCACCCTGATCAACGGGGCGAACCTGCAGCCGAGCAGCATCGACGCGGGCAACGGTATCCTCTACGCCATCGACAACGTGCTGCTGCCCCCCACCACCCGCTGA
- the cysK gene encoding cysteine synthase A codes for MIDALVGNTPLVQLRRVVEPGMADVFVKLEGLNPGGSIKDRTALGLIEDAERRGVLKPGGTIVEPTSGNTGIGLAQVAAARGYRLILCMPAQMSEERKRTLTAYGAELVLTDPERRMIAAIEEAERISRETGAVMMGQFTNPANPAAHERTTGPELWEQMEGRIDAFVFGSGTGGTISGVGRFLRRQNPEVRVFAVEPARSNVLSGGERGEHGFQGMGPGFIPENLDRSVIDEIVPVWEEDAYPLARRLAREEGIFVGMSSGAMAWAALEVARRLGPGKRVATIACDTGARYLTTSLFSDRPGTPKGYKPYSRERVEEGERVGV; via the coding sequence ATGATTGACGCCCTCGTGGGAAACACGCCCCTGGTGCAGCTTCGGCGGGTGGTCGAGCCCGGCATGGCCGACGTGTTCGTGAAGCTCGAAGGCCTGAACCCGGGCGGCAGCATCAAGGACCGCACGGCGCTGGGGCTGATTGAGGACGCCGAGCGGCGGGGCGTCTTGAAACCGGGCGGCACCATCGTCGAGCCGACGAGCGGGAATACGGGCATAGGCCTCGCGCAGGTGGCGGCGGCGCGGGGGTACAGGCTCATCCTCTGCATGCCCGCCCAGATGAGCGAGGAGCGCAAGCGGACCCTGACGGCCTACGGCGCCGAACTCGTCCTGACCGACCCCGAGCGCCGCATGATCGCCGCCATCGAGGAGGCGGAGCGCATCTCGCGTGAGACGGGTGCGGTCATGATGGGCCAGTTCACCAACCCCGCCAACCCCGCCGCCCACGAGCGCACCACCGGCCCCGAACTGTGGGAACAGATGGAGGGCCGCATCGACGCCTTTGTCTTCGGCTCGGGCACGGGCGGCACGATCAGCGGGGTGGGCCGCTTCCTGAGGCGCCAGAATCCGGAGGTCCGGGTCTTCGCCGTCGAGCCCGCCCGCTCCAACGTCCTGAGCGGCGGCGAGCGCGGCGAGCACGGCTTTCAGGGCATGGGGCCGGGCTTCATCCCGGAGAACCTCGACCGCTCGGTGATCGACGAGATCGTCCCCGTCTGGGAGGAGGACGCCTACCCCCTCGCCCGGCGCCTCGCCCGCGAGGAGGGCATCTTCGTGGGCATGAGCAGCGGCGCGATGGCCTGGGCCGCGCTGGAGGTCGCCCGGCGACTGGGTCCGGGCAAACGGGTCGCCACCATCGCCTGCGACACGGGCGCGCGTTACCTGACGACCAGCCTCTTCAGCGACCGCCCCGGCACGCCCAAGGGGTACAAACCCTACTCCCGCGAGCGGGTGGAGGAGGGGGAGAGGGTCGGGGTTTGA
- a CDS encoding ABC transporter permease: MGERSALSRQQSADDPLLSARHLLRLYFRLLGAQVRSQLVYRTAFALDALAAALITGAEFAAFALVLPRFGGLGGWTLGEVALLYGLAELAFVLMDLAFGGFDAPNLSAHVRAGTFDTFLLRPVPLPVQVFGSDFALRRLTRVGLGAAIVAYGVGQVDVPWDVGKVALLAGSVLGTIAFFGGLFVVGGTLTFWTVESVEAMNVLTYGGRTLISYPLGIYPAALRKTFTYLIPAAFLSYFPVLHVLGRPLPDGLPGWAASLSPLVGPLMLSAAFAFWRVGVRRYHGAGN, encoded by the coding sequence GTGGGTGAGCGGTCAGCCCTCAGCCGTCAGCAGTCAGCAGACGACCCTCTGCTCTCGGCCCGCCACCTCCTGCGCCTGTACTTCCGCCTGCTCGGCGCGCAGGTGCGGTCGCAGCTCGTGTACCGGACGGCGTTCGCGCTCGACGCCCTCGCGGCGGCGCTGATCACCGGGGCGGAGTTCGCGGCCTTCGCGCTCGTGCTGCCGCGTTTCGGGGGGCTGGGTGGGTGGACGTTGGGGGAGGTCGCCCTGCTGTACGGCCTCGCCGAACTCGCCTTCGTGCTGATGGACCTCGCCTTCGGGGGGTTCGACGCGCCCAACCTGAGCGCCCACGTCCGGGCGGGCACCTTCGACACCTTCCTGCTGCGCCCCGTGCCCCTGCCCGTGCAGGTCTTCGGCTCGGACTTCGCCCTGCGGCGCCTGACGCGGGTAGGTCTGGGGGCCGCCATCGTCGCCTACGGGGTGGGCCAGGTGGACGTGCCCTGGGACGTGGGGAAGGTCGCCCTGCTCGCGGGCAGCGTCCTGGGGACGATTGCTTTTTTCGGCGGCCTCTTCGTGGTGGGCGGGACCCTCACCTTCTGGACCGTGGAGAGCGTGGAGGCGATGAACGTCCTCACCTACGGGGGCCGCACCCTGATCTCCTACCCGCTGGGCATCTACCCCGCCGCCCTCCGCAAGACCTTTACCTACCTGATTCCCGCCGCCTTCCTTAGCTACTTCCCCGTCCTGCACGTTCTCGGCCGCCCCCTCCCCGACGGGCTGCCGGGCTGGGCTGCGTCCCTCTCACCCCTCGTCGGTCCACTGATGCTCAGCGCCGCCTTCGCGTTCTGGCGGGTGGGGGTGCGGCGGTATCACGGGGCGGGAAACTGA
- a CDS encoding DNA translocase FtsK encodes MAKARAKSAPPANRFDGEALGLVLFALGIFLAVTLTLPQVAEGGFMTQAHGALTGWLGWGAYLLPVVPVAYGVLVFLGRDLRGLTRRVLGGVVVVASLLALHEVFSPGAAGKGAARVMGPVVDALSLAAALFPLVTLTLGLEIMLRLRPLTLLKGLFRRLSVLLGGATTRVQGVIETRQEGREAARARAGVRQGLAAQARDLDALRRLYPEARELGGLDEEVRAARREVRALDEAGLKGMEGELGRWRESLGTFARGAARDLREAVTREAPDAGAQAEAVANEVRAGRHELSVELPSTLASGALERLRRNMVADLQRLSGRAGKLERERQATLKALAKADAATLARELPAWRERERAWRELAEDFTAWQGRERHYPGWPDLAAAFDRAPTEIAATLAEALAGDPDGTLSAQEEWRGRLARAQEEALERVQAMAVGGNDLPAPALDFDFTGEPPAREGHPATTGEGQPVPLSPPPSTTVIGAVPPRASEPLLGAAGVQASAPARRAAQATLEEEEEEESAAPWESAQPGRRRPNQGAVDLALPGYDLLDPLPVGTVNPAQLDVAARQRAAVIDQTLRHFGLQARVVDFARGPTVTRYEIEPAPGEKISRIASLSNDLARALAVGGVRVEAPVPGKSVIGLEVPNTEREPVTFHQAAASGTFRGTRAKLPIILGKSIDGELMVGDLAKMPHLLIAGSTGSGKSVCVNTLITSLLYRYLPTELRFLMVDPKMVELTPYDGIPHLVRPVVTNPMDAAGVLLGAVAHMERRYKMMSQVGAKNLEQYNAKMRMVGDPELPHLVIIIDELADLMITSPKEVESAIMRLAQMARATGMHLVLATQRPSVDILTSLIKVNVPARIAFAVSSSHDSRTILDAVGAERLTGMGDMLFYQPGLIKPLRLQGPYISEVESARITDELRRQVFDDVFVEEYGADFDGTVSASGPTTDKANMDFSDPHLRQAALICIEEGQGSVSRLQRRLSVGHARAGKLMDMLEAMGIVSKHQGSKPREVLITEADLPEYFGR; translated from the coding sequence ATGGCGAAGGCTCGTGCAAAAAGCGCTCCTCCCGCGAACCGCTTCGACGGGGAGGCGCTGGGGCTGGTGCTGTTCGCGCTGGGGATCTTCCTGGCGGTCACGCTGACCCTGCCCCAGGTCGCGGAGGGCGGGTTCATGACACAGGCGCACGGGGCGCTGACCGGGTGGCTGGGCTGGGGAGCCTACCTCCTGCCCGTCGTGCCCGTGGCGTATGGGGTGCTGGTGTTCCTGGGGCGGGACCTGAGGGGCCTGACCCGCCGCGTGCTCGGCGGCGTGGTCGTCGTGGCCTCGCTCCTCGCGCTCCACGAGGTCTTTTCCCCGGGCGCGGCGGGCAAGGGAGCGGCGAGGGTGATGGGGCCGGTGGTGGACGCCCTGAGCCTCGCGGCGGCCCTCTTCCCGCTCGTCACCCTGACCCTCGGGCTGGAAATCATGCTGCGGCTGCGGCCCCTCACCCTGCTCAAGGGGCTCTTCCGGCGCCTGAGCGTCCTGCTGGGCGGGGCGACCACCCGGGTGCAGGGAGTGATCGAGACCCGGCAGGAGGGGCGCGAGGCGGCCCGGGCGCGGGCGGGGGTGCGGCAGGGGCTGGCGGCGCAGGCCCGCGACCTCGACGCGCTGCGGCGGCTCTACCCGGAGGCCCGCGAACTGGGGGGGCTCGACGAGGAGGTCCGCGCCGCCCGCCGCGAGGTGCGTGCTCTCGACGAGGCGGGCCTGAAGGGCATGGAGGGCGAGCTGGGAAGGTGGCGCGAGAGCCTGGGCACCTTCGCCCGGGGCGCCGCGCGTGACCTGCGGGAGGCGGTCACCCGCGAGGCTCCCGACGCGGGAGCCCAGGCGGAGGCCGTGGCGAACGAGGTCCGCGCCGGACGCCACGAGCTGAGCGTCGAACTCCCCAGCACCCTGGCGAGCGGCGCCCTGGAGCGGTTGCGCCGCAACATGGTCGCCGACCTGCAACGCCTTTCCGGCCGGGCCGGAAAACTGGAGCGCGAGCGTCAGGCGACCCTCAAGGCGCTGGCGAAGGCGGACGCGGCCACCCTGGCGCGTGAACTCCCCGCATGGCGGGAACGCGAGCGGGCGTGGCGCGAACTCGCCGAGGACTTCACCGCCTGGCAGGGGCGCGAGCGGCACTACCCCGGCTGGCCCGACCTTGCGGCGGCCTTCGACCGCGCCCCGACAGAGATCGCCGCCACCCTCGCCGAGGCGCTGGCGGGTGACCCCGACGGGACCCTGAGTGCCCAGGAGGAGTGGCGGGGCCGCCTCGCCCGCGCCCAGGAGGAGGCGCTGGAGCGGGTGCAGGCGATGGCGGTGGGGGGAAATGACCTCCCAGCTCCCGCCCTCGACTTCGACTTCACCGGGGAGCCTCCTGCCCGTGAAGGCCACCCCGCCACGACCGGGGAGGGCCAGCCCGTCCCCCTCTCCCCTCCCCCGTCCACCACCGTGATCGGCGCCGTGCCCCCCCGTGCCTCCGAACCGCTTCTCGGCGCGGCGGGCGTGCAGGCGAGCGCCCCCGCCCGCCGCGCTGCCCAGGCCACGCTGGAGGAGGAAGAGGAGGAAGAGAGCGCCGCCCCCTGGGAGAGCGCGCAGCCAGGGCGCCGCCGCCCCAACCAGGGCGCCGTGGACCTCGCCCTCCCCGGCTACGACCTGCTCGACCCCCTGCCCGTGGGCACGGTGAACCCCGCGCAGCTCGACGTGGCGGCGCGGCAGCGGGCGGCGGTGATCGACCAGACGCTGCGGCACTTCGGCCTCCAGGCGCGGGTGGTGGACTTCGCGCGGGGACCGACGGTGACCCGCTACGAGATCGAGCCCGCCCCCGGCGAGAAGATCAGCCGCATCGCTTCTCTCTCGAACGACCTCGCGCGGGCGCTCGCGGTGGGCGGGGTGCGCGTGGAGGCGCCCGTGCCCGGCAAGAGCGTGATCGGCCTGGAAGTGCCCAACACCGAGCGCGAGCCCGTGACCTTCCACCAGGCGGCGGCCTCGGGCACCTTCCGGGGAACGCGGGCGAAGCTCCCGATCATCCTGGGCAAGAGCATCGACGGCGAACTCATGGTGGGCGACCTCGCCAAGATGCCGCACCTCCTCATCGCGGGTTCGACGGGCTCGGGCAAGTCGGTGTGCGTGAACACGCTGATCACCTCGCTGCTCTACCGCTACCTGCCCACCGAGCTGCGTTTCCTGATGGTGGACCCCAAGATGGTCGAACTCACCCCCTACGACGGGATTCCCCACCTCGTGCGGCCCGTGGTGACGAACCCGATGGACGCGGCGGGGGTGCTGCTGGGCGCGGTGGCGCACATGGAGCGGCGTTACAAGATGATGAGCCAGGTCGGCGCGAAGAACCTGGAGCAGTACAACGCGAAGATGCGGATGGTGGGCGACCCCGAACTCCCGCACCTCGTCATCATCATCGACGAGCTGGCCGACCTGATGATCACCTCGCCCAAGGAGGTCGAGTCGGCGATCATGCGCCTGGCGCAGATGGCGCGCGCGACCGGGATGCACCTCGTCCTGGCGACCCAGCGCCCCAGCGTGGACATCCTGACCTCCCTCATCAAGGTGAACGTGCCGGCGCGCATCGCCTTCGCGGTGAGTTCGAGCCACGACTCGCGCACCATCCTCGACGCGGTGGGCGCCGAGCGACTGACCGGCATGGGTGACATGCTGTTCTATCAGCCCGGCCTGATCAAACCCCTGCGCCTCCAGGGTCCCTACATCTCCGAGGTCGAGTCGGCCCGGATCACCGACGAGCTGCGGCGGCAGGTCTTCGACGACGTGTTCGTGGAGGAGTACGGCGCGGACTTCGACGGCACCGTCTCGGCGAGCGGGCCCACCACCGACAAGGCGAACATGGACTTCAGCGACCCTCACCTGCGTCAGGCCGCGCTGATCTGCATCGAGGAGGGCCAGGGCAGCGTCTCGCGGCTGCAACGGCGCCTCTCGGTGGGCCACGCCCGGGCGGGCAAGCTGATGGACATGCTCGAAGCTATGGGCATCGTCTCCAAGCACCAGGGCAGCAAGCCGCGCGAGGTGCTGATCACCGAGGCCGACCTGCCGGAGTATTTCGGGCGGTAG
- a CDS encoding ABC transporter permease, protein MGGPHLRPYLSAARLSFRRQFAYPAATFWGLTTNLFFGALRIAVLLALFGARPQVAGFTPQDAITYTGLTQAFIGALSLFGWYDLMRTVHRGEVATELLRPHSFLGFWFAQDAGRAAAQFMLRGVTILALYALLWDLKLPEGPLGWVLTLLSAVLAWACGFAFRFLVNCAAFWSPDAVGIGRFAWALLGLCCGFLMPLAFFSAWFQNVLAWTPFPSMMNSTVEVWLGVKAGAEALGVLGVQAAWTVALLGLARFVLGRGLRRLEVAGG, encoded by the coding sequence GTGGGCGGGCCTCATCTGCGCCCCTACCTGTCGGCGGCACGGCTGAGCTTCCGGCGGCAGTTCGCCTACCCGGCGGCGACCTTCTGGGGGCTGACCACCAACCTGTTTTTCGGGGCGCTGCGGATCGCGGTCCTGCTCGCCCTCTTCGGCGCGCGGCCCCAGGTGGCGGGCTTCACGCCGCAGGACGCGATCACGTACACGGGGCTGACCCAGGCGTTCATCGGCGCCCTGAGCCTCTTCGGCTGGTACGACCTGATGCGGACGGTGCACCGGGGCGAGGTGGCGACCGAACTCCTGCGCCCGCACTCCTTCCTGGGCTTCTGGTTCGCGCAGGACGCGGGGCGGGCGGCGGCGCAGTTCATGCTGCGGGGCGTGACCATCCTGGCGCTGTACGCGCTCCTCTGGGACCTCAAGCTTCCCGAGGGTCCCCTCGGCTGGGTCCTCACCCTGCTGAGCGCCGTCCTCGCCTGGGCCTGCGGCTTCGCGTTCCGGTTCCTGGTGAACTGCGCGGCCTTCTGGTCGCCGGACGCCGTGGGCATCGGGCGCTTCGCGTGGGCGCTGCTGGGGCTGTGCTGCGGCTTTCTGATGCCGCTCGCCTTCTTCTCGGCGTGGTTTCAGAACGTGCTCGCCTGGACCCCCTTCCCCAGCATGATGAACAGCACCGTCGAGGTCTGGCTGGGGGTCAAGGCGGGGGCGGAGGCTCTGGGTGTTCTCGGCGTGCAGGCGGCGTGGACCGTGGCGCTGCTGGGACTGGCCCGCTTCGTGCTGGGGCGGGGACTGCGGCGGCTGGAGGTGGCGGGTGGGTGA
- a CDS encoding metallophosphoesterase family protein, which produces MPPVRVALIADIHGNADALRAVLADIGRQGVDRIVVNGDVVNRGPDSAEALGLLLDRDDVAFTLGNHDDLLRLWHARSETLPPEWFADPFWGATAWSAEQLDRVGLLDVPGGWPMTVTLHGPGLPEVLVAHGTPAHYRESLSERTDPERVRELAGGAGVLVGSHIHRPARAERGGVLVLNTGAVGAPANGDRRAQYLLLTATPQGWRPEFRAVSYDIEPVLRRFETSGLLAAGGLSAEIFRDELRTARSLYTPYWLWTEAHEQPRDERTWAAFLRQHPLD; this is translated from the coding sequence ATGCCCCCCGTGCGCGTCGCCCTGATCGCCGACATCCACGGAAACGCGGACGCCCTGCGCGCCGTCCTCGCCGACATCGGGCGTCAGGGGGTGGACCGGATCGTCGTGAACGGCGACGTGGTGAACCGGGGGCCGGACTCGGCCGAGGCGCTGGGGCTCCTGCTCGACCGGGACGACGTGGCCTTTACCCTCGGCAACCACGACGACCTGCTGCGGCTGTGGCACGCCCGCTCGGAGACGTTGCCGCCCGAGTGGTTCGCCGATCCCTTCTGGGGGGCGACCGCCTGGAGCGCCGAGCAGCTCGACCGGGTGGGGCTGCTGGACGTTCCGGGAGGGTGGCCGATGACCGTCACGCTGCACGGGCCCGGCCTGCCCGAGGTGCTAGTCGCCCACGGCACCCCCGCCCACTACCGCGAGAGCCTGAGCGAGCGCACCGACCCCGAGCGGGTGCGGGAGTTGGCGGGCGGGGCGGGGGTCCTCGTCGGCTCGCACATCCACCGCCCCGCGCGGGCCGAGCGGGGCGGCGTGCTCGTGCTGAACACGGGCGCGGTGGGCGCCCCTGCCAACGGCGACCGCCGCGCCCAGTACCTCCTGCTGACGGCCACGCCGCAGGGTTGGCGGCCCGAGTTCCGCGCCGTCTCCTACGATATAGAGCCTGTGCTGCGCCGCTTCGAGACGAGCGGCCTGCTCGCGGCGGGGGGGCTGAGCGCCGAGATCTTTCGGGACGAGCTGCGCACCGCCCGCAGCCTCTACACCCCCTACTGGCTCTGGACGGAGGCGCACGAACAGCCCCGCGACGAGCGGACCTGGGCGGCCTTCCTGCGGCAACATCCCCTGGACTGA
- a CDS encoding fasciclin domain-containing protein: MQAHDTSAPKGADRRPVLLALTGLLAALSLSACAPATSTGTTGAAAMGTGATGTSGGTISSAGASTTGTATGTPAGGTAAATSDAPGTGPDSNTATSARDNTNLATLITSDDRFTTLARLVQTAGLTDTLASGQYTIFAPTNDAFLRLSPSDLSALSADPVRLRQVLLYHVVPTRVTGSVLASVSRLATAQSGLLTISRPSGTNEAGTRTLVNGANIEPSSIDTSNGVLYAIDAVLMPPAR, encoded by the coding sequence ATGCAGGCACACGACACATCCGCACCCAAAGGCGCCGACCGTCGCCCGGTTCTTCTCGCGCTGACGGGGCTGCTCGCGGCCCTCAGCCTCTCGGCCTGCGCCCCCGCGACCTCGACCGGCACGACCGGAGCTGCGGCGATGGGCACCGGGGCGACCGGGACATCGGGGGGAACCATCAGCTCGGCGGGAGCCAGCACGACGGGAACGGCGACCGGGACCCCGGCGGGAGGCACGGCCGCCGCGACGTCGGACGCGCCCGGCACGGGGCCGGACTCGAACACGGCCACCAGCGCGCGTGACAACACCAACCTCGCCACCCTGATCACCAGCGACGACCGCTTCACCACCCTCGCCCGCCTGGTCCAGACGGCCGGGCTGACCGATACCCTCGCCAGCGGCCAGTACACCATCTTCGCGCCGACCAACGACGCCTTCCTCCGGCTCTCGCCCAGCGACCTCAGCGCCCTGAGCGCTGATCCGGTTCGCCTGCGTCAGGTGCTGCTCTACCACGTGGTGCCGACCCGCGTGACGGGCTCGGTCCTGGCGAGCGTCTCGCGGCTCGCGACCGCCCAGTCGGGCCTGCTCACGATCTCGCGGCCGAGCGGCACCAACGAGGCGGGCACCCGTACCCTGGTCAACGGGGCGAACATCGAGCCGAGCAGCATCGATACCAGCAACGGCGTCCTGTATGCCATCGACGCCGTGTTGATGCCCCCCGCCCGCTGA
- a CDS encoding M67 family metallopeptidase encodes MALILPPPLADALWEHAGREAPRECVGVLGGHTRPGVGEAVALYPLPNIAPEPESTYLADPGHLLRALRAMEAGGLTLVALYHSHPRGPASPSPTDLRLAAYPVPYVIADLVTRTLVAYRLPEGGVVPIRADG; translated from the coding sequence GTGGCCCTGATCCTCCCCCCGCCGCTCGCGGACGCCCTGTGGGAGCACGCCGGGCGCGAGGCCCCGCGCGAGTGCGTCGGCGTGCTCGGCGGCCACACCCGGCCCGGGGTGGGAGAGGCGGTCGCCCTCTACCCCCTGCCCAACATCGCGCCCGAGCCCGAGAGCACATACCTCGCCGACCCCGGACACCTGCTGCGGGCGCTGCGGGCGATGGAGGCGGGCGGCCTGACCCTCGTCGCGCTGTACCACAGCCACCCGCGCGGCCCGGCCTCGCCCAGCCCCACCGACCTGCGCCTCGCCGCGTACCCGGTGCCGTACGTGATCGCCGACCTCGTGACCCGCACCCTCGTCGCCTACCGGCTGCCGGAGGGCGGGGTGGTGCCGATTCGTGCGGATGGCTGA